Genomic segment of Streptosporangium sp. NBC_01755:
CCTCATTCAGGCCGTTCGCCTTGCTCCTCGGCGGGATCGAGAGCCCTGCGGGCCTCGGCCAGCACCCTGGCGGCCAGCCAGTCCTCCGCGGAGGCGGGAACCTCGGTGAACCCCCTGCCGGACTCGTACGAGATGTCCAGCCCGGCGGAGACCAGCCGCCCGGCCCAGCGCAGCGCCGTGTTCAGCTTCTCGGCGGGGATCGCCCGACCCTGGGCCACGGCCGACAGGTTCCGCAGGTTCGTCGCGGGCCCCGACTGGTTGTGTGTGCGGTCCAGCTTCCACGGGATGGCCCGGGAGTGATCGAGCATCGGCTTCGAGAGCCCGGCGGCCCGTTTCGCCTGCAGGATCCCGGACTCGCTCACCCCAAACCGCGCCGCCAGCTCCGCGTTCGACAACCCCCGCCCGGCCAGCCGCCGCAGCTCCTCCTGGTCGATCAACGCCTTGCGTCCCACGTACCCCTCGCCTTTCACCCGATCGCCTGCCCACGCGGGCGTCGCCGTGTGCGAAGCCTGCCCGATCTGCGCTAAGGTTATGACGTCCACCCCGAGAGGGCGCGGACAACCGGGACGTAGCGCAGCTTGGTAGCGCACTTGACTGGGGGTCAAGGGGTCGCAGGTTCAAATCCTGTCGTCCCGACCAGGTTTCAGCTGGTCGGCAAGGGTGTCACCCGAAAGGGAGACACCCTTTCTGCATTCTGAGTGATCAACTGAGTGACTATCGCTCCCGTCACGTGAAGATCCGGTCCATCGCCTCCGCGCCGCCGAGCAGGACCGGGCGGATCTGCTTTCGATAGACCGCCTCCGTCACGGCGTCTCCGCTGAGGTAGCGCCCGGGTGAGGTGCCGACGGTACGACGGAACGCCGCGAGGAAAGCGCTCGGGGTCGCGTACCCCACGGCGTGCGCGGCTTGCGACACCGTCCGGCCTTCGGCGAGGAGAGGCAGGGCGGCCCGCAGCCGCATGTGGGTGCGCCAGCGGTCGAAGCTCATGCCCGTGTCGCGGACGAACAGCCGGGTCAGGGTGCGTCGGCTCACCCCGAGGGAGCGTGCGTGGGCGTCAAGGCTCCGGGAGTCGGAGGGGTCGGCGAGCAGGGCGTCGGCCACGGCGCGTACGCGTTCGTCCACGGGAAGCGGGACATCGATCGGCAGGGTCGGCAAAGGGTGCAACAGGTCCAGCACCACCGCCTCGGCCCGCAGTCGCGCGTCATCGGCGAGGTCCTCACGGGCGAAGGGTGTGTCCTCATGACGATATTGTGTGGCCCCATCGCGGATTGTGGCCAGTTTCGCCGGCGCATAGCGTCGTCGAGTGCTGATCAATCCTTTTCCTCACCGCCGAACGAATGTGCCGCCCTCGCCGACGGGACGCCTGTCATGACGCCGGTGTCTCCCGCGGTCACCGGCCGCCGCCGGGCGGCGCTGGTCGTGCTGTGCTTCGTGCAGTTCATGCTGGTCCTGGACGACACCGTGGTGAGCGTCGCCCTCCCCAGCCTCCGCGACGACCTGGGTTTCAGCGGCCCGGGGCTGGCCTGGGTCGTCAACGCGTACTTCCTGGCCTTTGGCGGGCTGTTGTTGCCGGCCGCGTGGCCGACCTGCTGGGACGGCGCCGCGTCTTCCTCATCGGGGTGGCGCTGTTCGGCATGGCGAGTCTCGCCTGCGGGCTCGCCCAGCAGCCCTGGCAGCTCGTGGCCGGGCGGTTCACCCAGGGCGCGGGCGCGGCCATGGCCAGCCCCGCCGCACTGTCCGTGATCACCCTGTTGTTCCCCGGCACCGAGGAACGCACCAGAGCACTGGGCATCTGGGGCGCCATCGCGGCCCTGCTCCTGGCCGCCGTCCTGGCCGCCGGGTTCCTCGTGGTGGAGCCACGGACGGCCGAGCCGCTGGTGCCGATGTCGTTTCTGTCCGATCGGACGCGTGCCGTCGCCAACGGCGCGACCCTGCTGTTCTCCGTGGCCATGTACGCGATGGCCTTCCTGCTGATGATCCACCTGCAGACCGTGCTCGGATACGGTCCGCTTCAGGCCGGCGTCGCCTACCTGCCCTACGGCGCCGGAATCCTGTTGGGCATGCGGTTGTCCACCCGCGCGATGACGAGGGTCGGAGTGCGCTGGACGCTGGTCCTGTCATTCCTGATCGGCTCGGCTGGGCTGCTGCTGCTGTCCGGCGTGGTGGCGGGTGACTCGTACGCGGCGGGCGTGTTGCCGGGCATGCTCGTCACGAGCCTGGGATGCGGGCTGGGCCTGTCGGTCTTGACAGTGGCCGCGCTCACCGTCGCCGCCGCCCTCCTCGCCCTCGGCGCCGTCCTCATCGCCGCCCTGCTCCGAACCCGCCGCTCGGGCTCCGCGTCCGATGGATACTTAAGTACGTCCCCTTGACCGCCGGCGGCCGACTTTGGTCACCGCACTACCCTCCTAAGCCTGATTCCGCGCCGGGCATCACCTGCCTACCGTGGAGCCATGACCTCCACCAACCCGAAGTCCCCCCTGGCGACCCTGTCGGGTCTGCTCTGCTTCATCCTTGTCGCCGGCGGCGGGAGCGGTCTTCTGCACGAGTGGTTCGGCTGGATCCATTTCATGGGCTTCCTCCGGTTCCTCGCCCCCGAAGGCTACGAGATCTACAGCTACGTCTTAATGATCGTCTTCGGCTTCGCGATAGGCGCGGCCGGCAACGCGCTCACCCGACGAGGCCGCAGATGAACCACTCCGGGCGACTGTCCCGGGCTCGGGAACAACGGCGCAGGAAGCGACGGATACGCGGGTCAGCGGTCCGTCCTAGGCCACTCGCCGAGTTCGTCCGACGCTGCTTGTAGCGTCTGCGTGTGACCGAGGAAGAGTGGGCCGAGCATCGGCCGGCGGTGTTCGGGGCGGCCTATCGGCTGCTCGGCAGTGTCGGTGACGCCGAGGACGTGGCGCAGGACGTCTGGCTGCGCGCGGCCGGTGCCGACCTGTCCGGGGTGGAGAATCCGCGGGCCTGGCTGGTGACGGTCGCCGCCCGCAGGTCCTACGACATCCTCCGGTCGGCCCGGGTGCGGCGTGAGACGTACGTCGGTCCGTGGCTGCCTGAGCCGTTGCTGACCGGTCCGGACGCCGCCGAGCCGGTGCTCGTCGACGAGTCGGTGAGCATGGCGATGCTCGTCGTCATGGATCGGCTCACGCCGCCCGAGCGAGTCGCGTTCGTGCTGCATGACGTCTTCGAGGTGCCCTTCGATCGCATCGCCCGGGTGCTCGGCGTCACTCCCGCCGCCGGCCGTCAACTCGCCTCGCGGGCGCGGCGCCGGGTGGCCGCGACGAAGCAGCAGCCACGCGCGAGTCGCCCGGAGCGCGAGCGGGTGCTCGCGGCGTTCCGCGCCGCGTACGAGGCGAGCGACCTGAAGGCCCTGGTCGAGCTCCTGCATCCCGACGCGGTGTACGTCACCGACGGCGGCGGCAAGGTCTTCGCCGCGCGCAAGGTCATTTCCGGTGGTGAGCGGATCGCCACGGTGCTGTCCCGGGTGGCCGGGCGATGGGGGCTCTTCCCGCTCGTTCCCCGCGAGGTGGGCGGGGAGCTCGCGCTGGTGGCGTACCGAGACAAGCGGATCGTCCTGGTCGACACCTTCGACGTCGCGGCCGACGGCCGGATCCTGGCGATCCGGCGGGTGCTCAATCCGGACAAGCTCTCGTATATCGACCCGGCGCGCTGACTCTTCGGGAATCTTTCTGGCAAAAGCCGTCACAGCGGCGGGTGCCATCTCGTCTCCCTGGTGAGAACCGGGAGAGAGACCGAGAAAGGTGGGAGCACGATGTCACGCTTGAACATCGCCGAGGTGGCGCCCGAAATGTACAAGACGTTCATCCAGGCCGAGCAGGTGATCTCGAAGGGGCCGCTGGATCCCGCGATCCGCGAGCTCGTCAAGATCCGTAGCTCGCAGATCAACGGCTGCCTCTTCTGCATCGACATGCA
This window contains:
- a CDS encoding helix-turn-helix transcriptional regulator encodes the protein MISTRRRYAPAKLATIRDGATQYRHEDTPFAREDLADDARLRAEAVVLDLLHPLPTLPIDVPLPVDERVRAVADALLADPSDSRSLDAHARSLGVSRRTLTRLFVRDTGMSFDRWRTHMRLRAALPLLAEGRTVSQAAHAVGYATPSAFLAAFRRTVGTSPGRYLSGDAVTEAVYRKQIRPVLLGGAEAMDRIFT
- a CDS encoding MFS transporter gives rise to the protein MADLLGRRRVFLIGVALFGMASLACGLAQQPWQLVAGRFTQGAGAAMASPAALSVITLLFPGTEERTRALGIWGAIAALLLAAVLAAGFLVVEPRTAEPLVPMSFLSDRTRAVANGATLLFSVAMYAMAFLLMIHLQTVLGYGPLQAGVAYLPYGAGILLGMRLSTRAMTRVGVRWTLVLSFLIGSAGLLLLSGVVAGDSYAAGVLPGMLVTSLGCGLGLSVLTVAALTVAAALLALGAVLIAALLRTRRSGSASDGYLSTSP
- the sigJ gene encoding RNA polymerase sigma factor SigJ: MTEEEWAEHRPAVFGAAYRLLGSVGDAEDVAQDVWLRAAGADLSGVENPRAWLVTVAARRSYDILRSARVRRETYVGPWLPEPLLTGPDAAEPVLVDESVSMAMLVVMDRLTPPERVAFVLHDVFEVPFDRIARVLGVTPAAGRQLASRARRRVAATKQQPRASRPERERVLAAFRAAYEASDLKALVELLHPDAVYVTDGGGKVFAARKVISGGERIATVLSRVAGRWGLFPLVPREVGGELALVAYRDKRIVLVDTFDVAADGRILAIRRVLNPDKLSYIDPAR